In Candidatus Delongbacteria bacterium, one genomic interval encodes:
- a CDS encoding T9SS type A sorting domain-containing protein, giving the protein FFVYNSLGQQVFDSGDDYQTSGIKNFSFTGKNLASGIYYYQMHTEDKIFNSKFVLLK; this is encoded by the coding sequence GATTTTTTGTATACAATTCTCTTGGTCAGCAGGTTTTCGATTCAGGAGATGATTATCAAACATCAGGAATAAAAAACTTTAGCTTCACTGGTAAAAATTTGGCTTCAGGAATATACTATTATCAAATGCATACAGAGGATAAAATATTTAACAGTAAATTTGTTTTATTGAAGTAG